The following are encoded together in the Blattabacterium cuenoti BPAA genome:
- the trmD gene encoding tRNA (guanosine(37)-N1)-methyltransferase TrmD — MRIDIVSIVPEILHSPFSNSIIKRAIHKGVIDLHVHDLRKYGLGKRKNVDDYPYGGGSGMVIRIEPVYQCFSTLLSERNYDEKIFMTPDGKLFSQKYAQYLIDKKNILILCGRYKGIDQRIRDHLISKEISIGNYILSGGELAAAVVVESIVRLLPGVIQNQDSILTDSFHQRESFIAPPIYTRPVIYKGWSVPKILLSGHHKKIKDWLDQKSMKIKQKSDF, encoded by the coding sequence TTGCGTATAGATATTGTTAGTATAGTGCCTGAAATTCTTCATAGTCCTTTTTCTAATTCTATTATTAAAAGGGCAATTCATAAAGGGGTAATTGATCTTCACGTTCATGATTTACGTAAATATGGTTTAGGAAAACGAAAAAATGTAGATGATTATCCTTATGGAGGTGGATCAGGAATGGTCATTAGAATAGAGCCTGTATATCAATGTTTTTCAACACTTTTATCAGAAAGAAATTATGACGAAAAAATTTTTATGACTCCTGATGGAAAATTATTTTCACAAAAATATGCTCAATATTTAATTGATAAGAAAAATATTCTGATTCTTTGTGGTCGTTATAAAGGAATTGATCAAAGAATTAGAGATCACTTAATATCTAAAGAAATATCTATTGGAAATTATATTTTATCTGGAGGAGAACTTGCTGCTGCTGTTGTTGTAGAATCTATAGTTAGATTATTACCTGGAGTAATCCAAAATCAAGATTCCATTCTTACAGATTCTTTTCATCAAAGAGAATCTTTCATAGCTCCTCCCATTTATACTCGTCCAGTGATTTATAAAGGATGGTCTGTTCCAAAAATACTTTTATCTGGACATCATAAGAAAATAAAAGATTGGTTGGATCAAAAATCCATGAAAATTAAACAAAAATCGGATTTTTAG